ttctttaattaaattgcCATGGATAAGTCATATTTTAATATCGGTcttattttggtcatttcaaatttttttctcaatatagtcattctaaataagaaaattgtgcaaatgtttagggatttttctataaagttttgggggaaaaatTTTGGGCTAATTATAGAATGTCCCTAAACTTTAGTCACTCAATGTGCTAATGTGTCACATCAATAATATgtgaaaagaaaaccaaaattttaataataaaacaagaccCTATTTTAGAGTGACAATAAGTGTAATTTAACTTTAAAAGATTATTATTTCGTATATGATCAAGTGAGCTAAAAAATATCACTGTGTATTAATtactttttgattttttaaatatcaatttaaaatacttTGTGgttttttaatcttatttatgaaatttaaaaattgtattttaatgtattaagtaaatatttataaaatgaattattttaacTGAAAAACACAGTATCGTATTGGGCTTAAGGTTTGAGAGCTACCCTTCATTCTGTCGTTGCTTACCCATTCCGGATTTTGTTAACCCTAGcattgtgtttatatatatattgttcatTTATTGTTATGTATGTTAAACAAATATAGCTTAAAAGaacacacacaaaaaagaaaaagaaaaatggtaaTACTTGATCTTCATTTCGCACAGGATTTGTCGATATAGTAAACATTGGAACCTGTAAATTATCAGCACTTGCACAACTGAATAGCTCAAACTTGTAGGCTAAATTTATGGAAACGAAATTAACCCCCcccccaaaatatatatatacatatttattcaatttggagTAACCTTTCCTTGGTTTGCTCAAAAAGAACTCTTCTTATTAGCTTTCAGCCGCTCTCTAAAATTTccattttcttcttttcattGTTTCTTTCCAGCATTTTTTTTTCTAGCACTTGGGGAGGTCACTGGGAGGTGGTAAAACAGATTCATTTGGGCCTTTGCCATTATCCACAACAAATGCCATTTTAAGCCCCCAAGTCGTATGCACTTCCAAATGGCAATGCATGAACCAAACCCCTGCAATAAAAAACAAGAGCAAGAAACAATtatgaaccttttttttttttctttctttctttcacttTAATTCTACTAGAAAATTGAACCATGAGACCTTCCCTACCTGGATTATCTGCCCTGAATCTTATAGCAGTCCACCCACCAGATGGTACTCCAATTGTGTTCCTCTCAACAGGATCAACAAGATTGAAGTTTTTAGGATCCTTTTTAGGGTCAAAATTCCCCACTCCTCTTCCAACCTCAAAGAAATTGAAACCATGCAAATGAATAGGGTGATTCTCTGGGGTAATCATCCCTGTATCTTGCAAGACCAGCTGCACTGTGTCATTATAACCCAATCTGTATAATTTAGTTGCTTGTTTGGTCCCCAAGTTTGTTAGTTGTATGCTTGTGTAGTTAAATGGTACAGGAGGTCTCCCAGGGAAATCAGTAGTGAAAACCCCATTAATGTTAAAGAAATGGGCTTGAAGTAGAGCGGTTTTCGGCATAACAAATGTAATATTGTTAACAGAAGCCACAACTCGGCTCCCATTGACACATGTAGAACAAGGGTTAATGCCAAGACCAATGGTGAAGAGAAGGGAATGGTCGATCTTCAAAGGTACCTTGGCGGGGTATTTTTTAGAATTCAGGCTTCGAAGTGCATTTGTAAAGTTTGCTGCCACTGAGGTAGCGTTTTTAGGAGGGGGTGATACGAGAGTAGTGGCGGCACTCGTAAGAGAACCGGCGTAATGTAAGGTAGCAGTGGCGGTCAGGTTGTCGACTGCGATGGGTGCGTCCATGAAAGGCGAGGCGGCGACCAAGTACTTTCCGGCACGACGATGGGTTGTTACGTGGACATTTGTGGTCTGCCCTGGGGATATAACGATGGTGTCTGTTTTAAAAGGTTTCACGTATGTGGCATCAACTTCGACGACAGTGAGTTGATGGCCGGCAATCATAAAAAACAGTTCTTCATTCAGTGCAGCATTGATGATACGAAGCATGTATGTTTTTCCTGGTTTAACTGCCAATGTATATCCTCCTGCAAATTGAGAGATATATTATTAACGGTTCAAACTTGAAGTGTTAATTTAATCTGTAAATCCTTTTGTGacgttttattttttctttaccCTTTGAAGGGCAGCTCGGGGTAGATCCAGGGTGGCCATTGATGGTGTGAGCATCAGAGACATTCGGGGCTAAACCAGATTTTAAAGCTTCATTTATTACGGCTTCAACATCTGATTTCCACCATTCACCTATACAAAAAAATGaatatacatacacacatataagATTCAAGCAATCTATTGATGAAAAGGAACACTATTAATGCTTGTTATAGTGCCTCATCAAATCACCTAAGATAACAATCTCTTCCTTGTGGGGTTTAGGGAAAGGGTAAGGAACACCACGCTTGGGCAAGATAACAATAGCACCATGGACAGTGGCTCTCAGCCATAGAATATGTGCGTGCCAAAAAAGGGTGCCTCTTTGGCCCGTGACAGTGAAGTTGTAAACATAGCTCTGCCCCGGTTGAATCGGGCACTGGGTTATATATGCCGGCCCGTCTGCCCAACCTGTGCGTAGTTGTCTAATCCCATGCCTGCAGCGCTCAGGGAACCAAGAATGAGAAGCCATGAATAAAAGTATAGATCCCAAGGGGTGATCAATGATGAGAAATGATAACATTACCAGTGGATGGAGAGATTGTATTTGACATGGTTAACCACTTTGACAAGGATGGTGTCATCCTCTCTAGCAACTATGGTAGGGCCAGGGTAGCGTCCGTTGACGGTGACAATCGGCTTGGTTGAGCACAATCTTGTTGTATTTTTCAGTACCACCTGCACACCATCCACATCCACTTCTTTAATTgccaaattacaatttttttttttataataactgAGCTtggaaattttaaattagcaAGTTAAGGCCAGTGATaggagaggaaaagaaagaaacttGATAATGGAAGAGCAAAACGTGCATGAAGATGGAACGTAACATAAGAAAGTGAGTGAGGTATCTATAGCACGTGAGACAGCCAGTTTAGTTGCTAACAATGAAAAGCACCAATTCTTGTCAGAATTGAACTTGACCTTTAATTATTCCATGCGCAGTTTCAATAATATTATTGATAGTTTTAATTACTCGGTTGATCTTATTAAAACTTGAAAGGGAAGcgcaaatttattaatataaaataaaagacgtTACAAAGTAAAAATTACGAAATAATACACATTAAGAAGTATTTCTATAaatgtttttttctattttttatcatATCTCTTAAATAAATGTGTTTATGAATTATATCATATTAAAACTTCTTTACTTTCTTTACTTATGAAAAGCTTGATCCATCCCAATAAAAtcaatatgatttttattgatgttaTCTAAATTAAAGATAACTATTACCTACGATAAAAtgattacttaatttttttttagatgaaccatcatattttatgtttgaatGTGTTAAATCCTATAAAGACTAGCCTATTCCATGTCAATGAACTAGTGCACACTATATTCAACGGGTCACTGTATAGCATGGAGCAAGTAGTATATAACTTACATTGAACTTGTAGTGCCGAACCATGCACTGTACCGATGCTGGAAACCATAAACAAGCTAAAAGCACAAGAATTGTAACCCTCCAAGCTGCCATCTCCAATAATTGTCTCTACCCCAAATTGTGTACATTTTCACAAGACCAACTCAAACTTATATAAATAGGCGCAGAAACTAGGTGTGGGGAGCCTCTGCTGCCAAGTCGTTATTGCTTAGTTAGGTGGAAATAGAGAATACTTGAGATGGAAATTAGAGGATATATATGAATAAAGTTGTGAGAGAGTTGTCTTGTGTATCACACAAAGTAGTTATCCATCAAACTAAGACACATTTTGAAGCTAAGCTAGTTCACCTCCTACtacccttttccttttttttttaatttcaaaggtCACCGGTCAGCCATGCAGGGGGGTTGGTCCAACCTTATAACCACAATGTTGATAGATTTCCAAACCCATTTTAAGGTCAAGCAATGTGCAAAACTTGCTGCTTCTTTTAACCAAGTTTGCAATATTTAAGGTTATGTTTTTAGCATCATTAATTGGCTGATTAGTATTACAGAAATCACCCTAATACTTACGTCATTAATTACAACTAGTCAATCATTAAGAAACTTCTGTTAAATATGACGTGAGGTATTATTGTTTAAATAGAATCGAATAAAATATGAAGatataaattatgtttaaattgttGATTTCGTCTCTTGGGTCTTAGGGCATGAAATTTATAAAATGTGTTCTGAGTATTGTCTTTTAAGAGAAAGCTTGCACATTACTGACAAGTTGTTAATTATTGAAGGGTAatgtatttttcatttattttctttctttctttcccagTTTCTCTGTCTTTTTATGGGGACAGCAAGTGGGCAAcagatttttttgaaatatttggtGACTGAATAagaattttaaggaggaagggaGTGATCATCAAAAGTTGGACCACTTCGGAACTGATAAAAAGGAGAGGAAACATTTATACTATGAATTATTAACATTGGGATTAGGGTGTAAGAACTATTCTTAGCTATGTTTTCT
The genomic region above belongs to Gossypium hirsutum isolate 1008001.06 chromosome D05, Gossypium_hirsutum_v2.1, whole genome shotgun sequence and contains:
- the LOC107906601 gene encoding laccase-4, which encodes MAAWRVTILVLLACLWFPASVQCMVRHYKFNVVLKNTTRLCSTKPIVTVNGRYPGPTIVAREDDTILVKVVNHVKYNLSIHWHGIRQLRTGWADGPAYITQCPIQPGQSYVYNFTVTGQRGTLFWHAHILWLRATVHGAIVILPKRGVPYPFPKPHKEEIVILGEWWKSDVEAVINEALKSGLAPNVSDAHTINGHPGSTPSCPSKGGYTLAVKPGKTYMLRIINAALNEELFFMIAGHQLTVVEVDATYVKPFKTDTIVISPGQTTNVHVTTHRRAGKYLVAASPFMDAPIAVDNLTATATLHYAGSLTSAATTLVSPPPKNATSVAANFTNALRSLNSKKYPAKVPLKIDHSLLFTIGLGINPCSTCVNGSRVVASVNNITFVMPKTALLQAHFFNINGVFTTDFPGRPPVPFNYTSIQLTNLGTKQATKLYRLGYNDTVQLVLQDTGMITPENHPIHLHGFNFFEVGRGVGNFDPKKDPKNFNLVDPVERNTIGVPSGGWTAIRFRADNPGVWFMHCHLEVHTTWGLKMAFVVDNGKGPNESVLPPPSDLPKC